From Pelotomaculum schinkii, the proteins below share one genomic window:
- a CDS encoding ABC transporter ATP-binding protein, with protein MIKFEQVHKTLGQTRVLGDFSFSAGKNKIFCIIGPSGCGKTTILQLLSGLEQPDAGRITGLAGLRVSYVFQEPRLLPWKTVAGNLDFALQDVVSPAEKQELIKSYLSTMGLYEYRDSYPKALSGGMKQRLAICRAFAFPHDLLLLDEPFKSLDMPLRLGLVRHVVKMWQAAPRTIVFVTHDIMEALLLGQRIMVLSARPTEILETIDLDLPHEQRNVGEEPLTSLYTKMLAMLETENKKYYPGL; from the coding sequence TTGATTAAATTTGAACAGGTCCATAAAACCTTGGGACAGACCAGGGTCCTGGGTGATTTTTCTTTTTCTGCCGGCAAAAACAAGATCTTCTGCATCATCGGCCCTTCGGGCTGCGGTAAAACAACTATCCTGCAGCTCCTGTCCGGGCTGGAACAGCCTGATGCCGGCCGTATTACCGGGTTGGCCGGGCTCCGGGTAAGCTATGTGTTCCAGGAGCCAAGGCTATTGCCCTGGAAAACGGTAGCCGGGAACCTGGATTTCGCACTGCAGGATGTGGTATCTCCAGCCGAAAAGCAGGAACTTATCAAGAGCTACCTCAGCACGATGGGCCTGTATGAATATCGCGACAGCTATCCCAAAGCCTTAAGCGGAGGTATGAAACAGCGCCTCGCCATCTGCCGGGCCTTTGCCTTCCCGCATGACCTTTTGCTCCTCGACGAACCCTTTAAGTCACTGGACATGCCCCTTCGGCTGGGTCTGGTACGGCACGTGGTTAAAATGTGGCAGGCTGCGCCCCGCACCATTGTCTTCGTCACCCACGATATTATGGAAGCCCTGCTATTGGGACAACGGATTATGGTCCTTTCAGCCAGGCCAACCGAAATCCTTGAGACAATTGACCTGGACCTGCCTCACGAACAACGCAATGTCGGCGAGGAACCGCTAACCTCACTTTACACCAAAATGCTGGCTATGCTGGAAACCGAAAATAAAAAATATTACCCGGGACTGTAA
- the gabT gene encoding 4-aminobutyrate--2-oxoglutarate transaminase produces MRNEVPGPNALKLMEERNRYVPRGISYSYPLFVKEAKGAMLTDVDDNQFIDFAGGIGVANAGHCPEQVVNAVKEQLDRYIHTNINTAMYEPYVRLAHELSDLTPGDFPKKTMFANSGAEAVENALKIARRYTKRTGIIGLECAFHGRTLMTMSLTSKYKPYKNGFGPFAPEVYRVPSAYCYRCYFGLSYPSCEMQCVKNLARFFVAETSAENIAALIVEPVQGEGGFLVPPPEYLPGLKEICSKHGIMFVADEIQSGFGRTGKMFAVEHFNVVPDLMTIAKSLAAGFPISAVTGRAEVMEACDPGEIGGTYGGNPLSCVAGLQVIDMMKKEDLPGRAAKIGSLIVHKMQELQEKYPVIGDVRGLGAMVGIELVKDLKTKEPAKELTGRLAKECFKRGLVILTAGIYSNVVRVLCPLVITDEQLNEAMVIMEDALEEVCKA; encoded by the coding sequence ATGAGAAACGAGGTTCCTGGCCCCAACGCGTTAAAGCTTATGGAAGAAAGAAATCGTTATGTGCCCAGAGGTATTTCCTACAGTTACCCGCTCTTTGTTAAGGAAGCTAAAGGGGCTATGCTTACTGATGTGGACGATAACCAGTTCATCGACTTCGCCGGCGGTATTGGTGTGGCCAACGCCGGGCATTGCCCGGAGCAGGTGGTGAACGCGGTTAAGGAGCAGCTTGACCGGTACATACACACCAACATAAATACGGCCATGTACGAACCGTACGTTCGCTTAGCTCATGAACTGTCGGATTTGACCCCGGGGGATTTCCCCAAAAAGACCATGTTTGCCAACAGCGGCGCCGAGGCAGTGGAAAACGCCTTAAAAATTGCGCGCAGGTATACCAAAAGGACGGGTATTATAGGACTGGAATGCGCTTTCCACGGCCGTACCTTGATGACCATGTCTCTGACCAGTAAGTACAAGCCCTATAAGAACGGTTTTGGTCCTTTTGCCCCAGAGGTCTATAGAGTTCCTTCAGCCTACTGTTACCGCTGCTATTTCGGCTTGAGCTATCCTTCCTGTGAAATGCAGTGTGTCAAGAACCTGGCAAGGTTCTTTGTGGCGGAGACATCGGCGGAAAACATCGCAGCTCTCATTGTTGAGCCGGTACAGGGTGAAGGCGGTTTCCTCGTACCGCCGCCGGAATACCTGCCGGGTCTCAAGGAAATTTGCAGCAAACACGGTATAATGTTTGTTGCAGATGAAATCCAGTCCGGCTTCGGACGTACCGGCAAAATGTTTGCCGTTGAGCATTTCAACGTGGTACCCGATTTAATGACTATCGCCAAGTCGCTGGCAGCAGGCTTCCCCATAAGCGCGGTAACCGGGCGGGCCGAAGTTATGGAGGCTTGCGATCCAGGCGAAATCGGCGGGACCTACGGCGGAAATCCGCTCTCCTGCGTGGCGGGACTGCAAGTCATAGATATGATGAAGAAAGAAGACCTTCCCGGCAGGGCCGCCAAGATCGGAAGCTTAATCGTCCACAAAATGCAAGAACTGCAGGAAAAATATCCGGTCATTGGGGATGTGCGCGGTCTGGGCGCCATGGTTGGGATCGAACTGGTTAAGGATTTGAAAACAAAAGAACCGGCCAAAGAACTAACCGGCAGGCTGGCAAAGGAATGTTTCAAGCGCGGTCTGGTCATACTTACGGCCGGTATTTACAGTAACGTCGTCAGGGTCTTGTGCCCGCTGGTCATTACCGATGAGCAACTGAACGAGGCCATGGTCATCATGGAAGATGCTTTGGAGGAAGTATGTAAGGCCTAG
- a CDS encoding aldehyde ferredoxin oxidoreductase family protein, with protein MKGFHGKLLRVDLESQTCREETLPEDILRRYLGGKGLGSHLLLQEVQAGADPLGSENKVIFTVGPATGTRAPGSSRYGLYSRSPLTGGYAESYSGGKVAPKIKAAGYDAIILEGQAKEPLLLEISDLGVKFHPAKDLWGTDTYTAEDAVLARVGVAGAQAVVIGPAGENQVRLACVENNYWRSAGRGGLGAVFGSKNLKGVVFHGSKVTPVADENLLKQFASQLLRENKDLPGVKGYQKYGTTQSVALLNSAKAFPTRYWSKGVFEGWEKICGEAFVTNFKVKAKTCPNCFIACGKLAEVEHGVRAGLKVEGPEYETIYVFGGLCCIDRMEEILNLNDLCDRYGIDTMSTGNLIALAMEANARGINTRFPAFGDAEGAARLLVEIATRQGEGAVLSDGIIPAAQALGLEDVAIHVKGMEPAGYDPRVLKGVGLGYATSARGACHLRATFYKPELTGVIPRDTTEGKAALYIDYEDRLTILNAMILCVFYRDMLQWPKLQTLIKALTGVDYTVEELRRMANEIITMTHQFNLRQGLGRDSDRLPKRLHREPLPETGAVITEAELTRMVDDYYTLRGWL; from the coding sequence ATGAAAGGTTTCCATGGCAAGTTGCTGAGAGTTGACCTGGAAAGCCAAACCTGCCGGGAGGAAACTTTGCCGGAAGATATTTTAAGAAGGTATTTGGGCGGCAAAGGTTTGGGTTCTCACCTATTATTGCAGGAGGTTCAAGCGGGTGCCGATCCGCTGGGTAGCGAAAACAAGGTCATCTTTACGGTTGGACCGGCTACAGGCACACGCGCGCCGGGGTCCAGCAGGTACGGCCTTTACAGCAGGTCCCCCCTGACCGGAGGATATGCCGAATCATACTCGGGCGGCAAGGTTGCGCCTAAAATCAAAGCTGCCGGCTATGACGCCATTATCCTGGAAGGTCAGGCAAAGGAACCCTTGCTGCTTGAGATTTCTGACCTCGGAGTTAAATTTCACCCGGCAAAAGATTTATGGGGTACCGATACATATACAGCTGAAGATGCGGTTTTGGCCAGGGTTGGCGTAGCAGGCGCTCAGGCGGTGGTCATCGGACCGGCTGGAGAAAACCAGGTGCGCCTGGCATGTGTGGAAAACAATTACTGGCGCTCCGCCGGACGGGGCGGCCTAGGCGCCGTATTCGGCAGTAAAAACCTTAAAGGAGTTGTATTTCACGGCAGCAAAGTTACCCCGGTTGCTGACGAAAATCTCCTGAAACAGTTTGCCTCGCAATTGTTGCGAGAAAACAAGGATTTACCCGGCGTCAAGGGTTATCAAAAGTATGGCACAACCCAGTCGGTGGCCTTGCTTAACTCAGCCAAGGCATTTCCCACCCGTTACTGGTCAAAAGGTGTCTTTGAGGGCTGGGAAAAAATTTGCGGGGAAGCCTTTGTAACCAACTTTAAGGTTAAAGCAAAGACCTGCCCCAACTGCTTCATTGCCTGCGGCAAACTGGCCGAAGTTGAGCATGGCGTACGAGCAGGCCTTAAAGTTGAAGGTCCTGAATATGAAACCATCTATGTGTTTGGCGGGCTGTGCTGTATAGATCGAATGGAAGAAATTCTTAATTTGAACGACTTATGCGATCGCTACGGAATAGATACCATGTCAACCGGCAACCTCATCGCCCTGGCCATGGAGGCTAATGCAAGAGGCATCAACACCCGTTTCCCGGCTTTCGGTGATGCTGAAGGCGCAGCCAGACTGCTGGTGGAAATAGCTACCCGCCAAGGTGAAGGGGCTGTTTTATCAGACGGCATCATTCCGGCTGCCCAAGCTCTGGGACTTGAGGATGTAGCCATTCATGTCAAGGGCATGGAACCGGCGGGCTACGACCCGCGTGTTCTCAAGGGGGTAGGGCTGGGATATGCCACCTCAGCGCGCGGCGCCTGCCACTTAAGGGCTACCTTTTACAAACCGGAATTAACCGGGGTTATTCCCAGAGACACAACGGAGGGCAAAGCCGCCTTATATATCGACTATGAAGACCGCCTGACTATTTTGAACGCCATGATTTTGTGTGTTTTTTACCGGGACATGCTCCAGTGGCCGAAGCTGCAGACACTGATCAAAGCCCTGACCGGCGTCGACTACACGGTCGAGGAACTGCGCCGGATGGCTAACGAAATTATTACCATGACCCACCAATTTAACCTTCGGCAGGGCCTCGGAAGGGACAGCGACCGGTTGCCCAAACGCTTGCACCGGGAACCGTTGCCGGAGACCGGAGCGGTGATTACGGAAGCTGAGTTAACCCGCATGGTGGATGATTATTACACTTTGAGGGGGTGGCTATAA
- a CDS encoding carboxyltransferase domain-containing protein has protein sequence MEQKNYDVILDTLPENESRLEVLFRQAGDGFLQVEYGREQRANLQDSFRIQAINDLVLAKNLNGLIETVPGIRTNMFHFDPAALSVRKLIGEIKEVEDSLTSIEDIVVESRLISLPIAWEDSETKKAVAKYVKEVRPGAPNVINGYNLEYMALCNGISVEEIKNKVLGTEWYNSGGGFWPGGGFFWPMDPRCAIVVPKYNPPRTWTPEGAVGIGGPCIFTYTTPTGGGYQLFGRTIPTFQFSQKHPLFKDSPFLYKSADRIRFFEVTEKDILDIFEHVHNKTDYQYEIKEDQILVKDYLNFYNSEEVQKGAKEFQEKQKEATKTAPRL, from the coding sequence ATGGAACAAAAGAACTACGACGTAATTCTTGACACCTTGCCGGAGAACGAGTCAAGGCTCGAAGTCCTCTTCCGCCAAGCCGGAGACGGTTTTCTTCAGGTAGAGTACGGGAGAGAACAAAGAGCCAATTTACAGGACTCATTCAGGATCCAGGCTATTAATGATCTGGTCCTGGCCAAGAATTTAAACGGTTTAATTGAAACAGTGCCCGGGATTAGAACAAATATGTTTCATTTTGACCCCGCAGCTCTATCAGTTCGAAAGTTAATCGGTGAAATCAAGGAAGTTGAAGATTCATTGACCTCCATTGAGGACATCGTTGTTGAATCACGCCTGATTAGTCTTCCAATAGCTTGGGAAGACAGTGAAACCAAAAAAGCTGTGGCCAAGTACGTAAAAGAAGTCCGCCCAGGCGCCCCGAATGTGATTAACGGATATAACCTTGAGTATATGGCGTTGTGCAACGGAATCTCAGTTGAAGAAATAAAAAATAAAGTACTGGGTACTGAATGGTACAACAGCGGCGGCGGATTCTGGCCTGGTGGCGGGTTCTTCTGGCCGATGGATCCCAGGTGCGCAATTGTTGTACCAAAATATAACCCTCCCCGGACATGGACCCCGGAAGGAGCGGTGGGTATTGGCGGACCTTGTATATTTACCTATACTACGCCTACCGGAGGCGGTTACCAGTTATTTGGCAGGACGATACCAACATTCCAGTTCAGCCAAAAACACCCGCTGTTCAAAGACAGCCCGTTCCTTTACAAGTCCGCAGACAGGATCCGTTTCTTTGAAGTCACGGAAAAGGATATTCTCGATATCTTCGAGCATGTCCATAACAAAACCGACTACCAGTATGAAATTAAAGAAGATCAAATTTTAGTAAAGGACTATTTGAATTTTTACAACTCAGAGGAAGTTCAAAAAGGAGCCAAGGAATTTCAGGAAAAGCAAAAAGAGGCAACCAAAACTGCGCCCCGGCTATAA
- a CDS encoding biotin-dependent carboxyltransferase family protein, whose translation MLKILNGGIEAIVEDWPGRLGYLGKGMAPAAAMDNVALEFANLLVGNPPGEAGIEIAGGYFEAEIGADTVLSITGTDMKPTLNNQPVPVWESFEVKKGDVLKFSHFSEFGFRSYIGVAGGIDVPLYLGSKSTCIFGSYGGFKGRKLQAEDVLPFGKPYQDLKNLPGRKLKKEVIPEYSRVWNLRAIPGPNTCPDYVTEEGMDFLFSHSFKIQHSSNRSAYRIDEVKGNFFAREDGGVGGSHPSNIVDHAYAMRGCLNVCGNTPIILIADGPTLGGYINVLSIINADLWKVGQGTPSRDFIKFTMSTQEEALQARIEQKALFTEKSLA comes from the coding sequence ATGCTAAAGATATTGAACGGGGGAATTGAGGCAATCGTTGAAGATTGGCCGGGTAGACTGGGATATCTTGGCAAGGGAATGGCTCCTGCCGCTGCCATGGATAATGTTGCGCTTGAATTTGCAAACTTGCTTGTGGGTAACCCACCTGGTGAAGCAGGGATAGAAATTGCGGGCGGTTATTTTGAAGCCGAAATCGGCGCCGATACCGTACTCAGCATTACCGGCACCGATATGAAGCCCACCTTAAACAACCAGCCAGTCCCCGTGTGGGAATCCTTTGAAGTGAAAAAGGGTGACGTCCTGAAATTCTCTCATTTCAGTGAATTCGGCTTCAGGTCATATATTGGTGTGGCTGGCGGTATTGATGTGCCGTTATACCTGGGCAGCAAGTCAACCTGCATTTTTGGTAGTTACGGTGGTTTCAAGGGCAGGAAACTCCAGGCTGAAGACGTTTTACCATTTGGCAAGCCATATCAGGATTTGAAAAACCTGCCGGGTAGAAAGCTCAAAAAAGAGGTTATCCCGGAATATTCCCGTGTATGGAACTTAAGAGCCATCCCAGGTCCCAACACGTGCCCGGATTATGTTACAGAAGAAGGAATGGATTTCTTGTTCAGTCATTCCTTCAAGATTCAGCACAGCTCAAACCGTTCAGCTTACCGCATCGATGAGGTAAAAGGCAATTTCTTCGCCAGGGAAGACGGTGGAGTTGGCGGGAGCCATCCCTCGAACATAGTGGACCATGCTTACGCAATGCGCGGCTGCCTGAACGTCTGCGGCAACACCCCCATCATCTTAATTGCGGACGGGCCCACTCTCGGAGGATATATAAACGTTTTAAGCATAATCAATGCTGATCTGTGGAAAGTGGGCCAGGGGACTCCTTCAAGAGATTTTATTAAATTTACCATGAGCACACAAGAGGAAGCTCTCCAGGCCCGCATTGAGCAAAAGGCCTTGTTCACCGAGAAATCTCTGGCGTAA
- a CDS encoding ABC transporter substrate-binding protein → MRRTVQLMMLLAVLLLTAGCGSQGTESKEVKTAVPEKIVVQAPLGPPTAPLFKMAEENPLKGTKVELVIYKSVEEATTRAVKGEADFTVLPVNVAAKLYNKGVDISLANVSTWGILYLVSTDSAVQDWHDLTGQDLYVGARGSTPDVLTRYLLDKNGLKAGEVRLNYLESPEIAQMMINGLVTNAVLPEPMVTQVLLNSKESRVVRDFYSDWQQFEGYSAQLPQAGMVVRNEFAKAYPQALREFQQAYARELDSTVADPAGAAPLIEKNLKMPAQVFIQSMTRTRLKYVSGSRAKPDVNTYLTTLLELSPDMVGGKLPDENFFLAD, encoded by the coding sequence TTGCGGAGAACAGTCCAGTTAATGATGTTGCTTGCAGTGCTTTTATTAACGGCAGGGTGCGGCAGCCAGGGCACAGAAAGCAAGGAAGTTAAGACCGCCGTTCCTGAGAAAATTGTGGTGCAGGCCCCGTTGGGACCTCCTACCGCTCCGCTTTTCAAGATGGCTGAAGAGAACCCGCTTAAAGGTACCAAGGTGGAACTGGTGATATACAAGTCCGTAGAGGAGGCTACCACCCGTGCCGTGAAGGGTGAGGCGGACTTTACCGTACTGCCTGTAAACGTGGCAGCCAAATTATATAACAAAGGCGTCGATATTTCCCTGGCCAATGTCAGCACCTGGGGCATACTTTACCTGGTGTCAACTGACAGCGCGGTTCAAGACTGGCATGACCTGACCGGCCAGGACCTTTATGTGGGGGCCAGGGGTTCTACTCCAGACGTACTGACCCGGTATCTGCTTGATAAGAACGGGCTTAAAGCAGGCGAAGTCCGGTTGAACTACCTGGAATCGCCGGAAATAGCCCAGATGATGATCAACGGGCTGGTTACAAATGCTGTGCTACCCGAACCCATGGTAACCCAGGTCCTGTTGAACAGCAAAGAATCCCGGGTAGTCAGGGATTTCTACAGTGACTGGCAACAATTCGAAGGATACTCAGCCCAACTGCCTCAGGCCGGGATGGTTGTCCGCAACGAATTCGCCAAAGCATACCCACAAGCATTACGCGAGTTCCAACAAGCCTACGCCAGGGAACTGGATTCGACCGTCGCCGACCCGGCCGGAGCCGCCCCGCTGATAGAAAAGAACCTGAAGATGCCTGCCCAGGTGTTTATCCAAAGCATGACCCGCACCCGCCTGAAATACGTTTCCGGCAGCCGGGCAAAACCCGATGTCAATACCTATCTAACCACACTTCTTGAATTGTCGCCGGATATGGTGGGAGGAAAGCTTCCCGATGAAAACTTCTTCCTGGCCGATTAG
- a CDS encoding ABC transporter permease, whose amino-acid sequence MKTSSWPIRSLLPLSGLVLFIALWQMLSGLYNHVIIPSPVEVVRSFYSLAVSGELWEQGRQSIARGLAGFGLAVGVGTPLGLLIGLNPVAASLFRPAVVVLQVTPLISWLLLAMIWIGFSGVPVFIVFVTTVPLIVINVFQGVNGIDRQLLQMASIFGISKARIIREIYLPQVAPYLMAGVSNALGVTWKAVAMAEFLSVQTGIGASMAVARINLETAGLFAWTASLIGLGLVTDRLLSYLTRRKLSHWM is encoded by the coding sequence ATGAAAACTTCTTCCTGGCCGATTAGAAGCCTGCTGCCGCTTTCCGGGCTGGTCCTGTTTATCGCTCTCTGGCAAATGCTGTCCGGCCTGTATAACCATGTAATCATACCTTCGCCTGTAGAGGTCGTGCGTTCTTTCTACTCCCTGGCAGTCAGCGGAGAACTATGGGAGCAAGGCCGCCAGTCCATCGCGCGGGGACTGGCTGGATTCGGCCTGGCAGTGGGTGTGGGCACGCCCCTCGGGCTCCTGATCGGCCTCAACCCGGTGGCAGCCAGCCTCTTCAGGCCGGCAGTGGTGGTTTTACAGGTTACCCCGCTGATTTCCTGGCTGCTTTTGGCGATGATCTGGATTGGTTTTAGCGGGGTGCCGGTCTTTATCGTTTTTGTAACTACCGTACCTCTGATCGTGATCAATGTCTTCCAGGGTGTAAACGGCATTGACCGGCAGCTTTTGCAGATGGCTTCCATCTTTGGCATCAGCAAAGCGCGGATAATACGGGAGATTTACCTGCCCCAGGTGGCTCCCTACCTCATGGCCGGAGTCTCCAACGCCCTGGGTGTTACCTGGAAGGCCGTGGCCATGGCAGAATTCTTAAGCGTTCAGACAGGCATCGGGGCCAGTATGGCTGTAGCCAGGATCAACCTGGAAACAGCCGGCCTTTTTGCCTGGACCGCTTCTCTAATCGGCCTGGGTCTGGTAACGGACCGCCTGCTATCCTACCTGACCCGCCGCAAACTGAGCCACTGGATGTGA